In Acidiphilium acidophilum, one genomic interval encodes:
- a CDS encoding efflux RND transporter permease subunit: MSPTRGWTSPWARLLNHPILVGLGVAALMLFGTISLLTLPIRPSPPIPANRIKIVTRYPGASASVVNRFVTIPTEASVAAVNGVSYVTGTSREGRSVIRAYLGGGVDPNTVYAEVLSAVNAARNDLPSAARLPEVALVGRQSANQELNVAALFAPGISETAVTRYLKTDVIPRLETVPNIGPVTVFAPDPAIRVAMNPARMAALGVTPGEITDALTNAANLSAAGSLRNAAGVIPVEARNGLGAIGNFQRIPIVTRSGVTIPLSSVADVALGPPSKTFENWWQGRRAVYLAAGVAPGGNILDVSRDVRRMLATIRKTAPPGLELPLIYDESISITRSLRDLGFTLLITIALVVVIVRFSLGTTRAAAAPFLAIVLSLLGTAIVMHLRGESLNLFTIIALVLAVGLVVDDAIVVVEDIFRRINEGETPLDAASASVTRLAPVLAAISSTLVVAFLPLLFLQGLTAALFRPFASVLITAFLLSLLIALTVVPLIALWAGRHSTREADTGPIDRLRDLYARMLAPALRHPGMVVLVAAVLAGVSGFLYTQAPRNLTPAADGLSVNIFAQGPYGASITYLKAQYHQIQAVLDRLEPGMPDWMVADENAHGLFGGYSFDTPDEALHATKILGAALGKLPGVKAYVNENNGLPGLNGLPIDVLISGQASYGKLLAVAQKVIDAGYASGKFDFLQESPGASQPQYAISIRRNLAAALDVPTSAIGNALADSLSGGTIGHVSLGHTTLDVIPTGPRNTTPAGIGTYTVQTAKGGIVPLADVTRIALRQEPNAIGSWQGLPTVTIQGQPKLGVSLSDALATLNKAFTAQHTLGMSFGYAGPSATFRRSQHENNLLFLMGFAGLFFLLAGQFRSLRDPFVVITTVPLASLGPLSLIALGGATLNIVTEIALLAVWGLIARQGILFVQVAHERARDGHPITEAARDAARLRFRPILMITLALIGGAIPLMLANGPQAVIRYDIGAILATGMASGFILSLFAVPAMYCLVHGRQR; encoded by the coding sequence ATGAGCCCGACGCGGGGATGGACTAGCCCGTGGGCGCGTTTGCTCAACCACCCGATCCTCGTGGGTCTCGGCGTGGCGGCGCTCATGCTGTTCGGGACAATCTCGCTGCTGACCCTGCCGATCCGCCCGAGCCCGCCGATCCCGGCCAACCGGATCAAGATCGTCACACGCTACCCCGGCGCCTCGGCCTCGGTGGTCAACCGCTTCGTGACGATCCCGACCGAAGCGAGCGTCGCGGCGGTGAACGGCGTGTCATACGTCACCGGCACGTCCCGCGAAGGACGCTCGGTCATCCGCGCCTATCTCGGCGGCGGCGTCGATCCCAACACGGTCTATGCCGAAGTGCTCTCGGCGGTGAATGCCGCGCGCAACGATCTGCCGAGCGCGGCGCGGTTGCCGGAGGTCGCCTTGGTGGGGCGGCAGAGCGCCAATCAGGAACTCAACGTCGCCGCCCTGTTCGCGCCGGGAATTTCGGAAACCGCCGTCACCCGCTACCTCAAGACCGACGTGATCCCCCGGCTGGAAACCGTGCCGAATATCGGGCCGGTGACGGTATTCGCCCCGGACCCCGCCATCCGCGTCGCGATGAACCCGGCACGGATGGCCGCACTCGGCGTCACGCCGGGAGAAATCACCGATGCGCTGACCAATGCCGCCAACCTGTCCGCCGCCGGTTCGCTGCGCAACGCGGCGGGCGTGATCCCCGTGGAAGCGCGCAACGGGCTCGGCGCGATCGGGAATTTCCAGCGGATTCCGATCGTGACGCGCTCCGGGGTCACGATCCCGCTCTCATCGGTCGCGGATGTCGCCCTCGGCCCGCCATCCAAGACCTTCGAGAACTGGTGGCAGGGGCGGCGGGCGGTCTACCTCGCCGCCGGCGTGGCACCGGGCGGCAATATTCTGGACGTGTCGCGCGATGTCCGCCGGATGCTCGCCACCATTCGCAAGACCGCGCCGCCGGGGCTGGAACTGCCGCTGATCTATGACGAATCGATCAGCATCACCCGCTCCCTGCGCGATCTGGGCTTCACCCTGCTCATCACCATCGCGCTGGTCGTGGTGATCGTGCGCTTCTCCCTCGGCACCACGCGCGCCGCCGCCGCCCCGTTCCTCGCGATCGTGCTGTCGCTGCTGGGCACCGCGATCGTGATGCATCTGCGCGGGGAAAGCCTCAACCTGTTCACCATCATCGCGCTCGTCCTGGCCGTGGGGCTCGTGGTCGATGATGCGATCGTGGTGGTCGAGGATATTTTCCGCCGGATCAACGAAGGCGAAACCCCGCTCGACGCCGCCTCGGCCAGCGTCACCCGGCTCGCCCCGGTGCTCGCCGCGATTTCATCGACGCTGGTGGTCGCCTTCCTGCCCCTGCTGTTTCTGCAGGGATTGACCGCCGCACTGTTCCGCCCCTTCGCGAGCGTGCTGATCACCGCGTTTCTGCTCTCGCTGCTGATCGCGCTGACCGTGGTGCCGCTCATCGCACTCTGGGCGGGACGGCATTCCACCCGCGAAGCCGATACCGGGCCGATCGACCGGCTGCGCGACCTTTACGCCCGCATGCTCGCACCCGCGCTGCGCCACCCCGGCATGGTCGTGCTGGTCGCGGCGGTGCTCGCCGGGGTCAGCGGATTTCTCTACACGCAGGCCCCGCGCAATCTCACGCCCGCCGCCGATGGTCTTTCGGTCAATATTTTCGCCCAGGGCCCCTACGGCGCCTCGATCACCTACCTCAAGGCGCAATATCACCAGATCCAGGCCGTGCTCGACCGGCTCGAACCCGGTATGCCGGACTGGATGGTCGCCGATGAAAACGCCCACGGCCTGTTCGGCGGCTACAGCTTCGATACGCCGGACGAAGCGCTCCACGCCACCAAAATCCTCGGCGCGGCCCTCGGCAAACTCCCCGGAGTCAAAGCCTATGTCAACGAAAACAACGGGTTACCCGGCCTCAACGGGCTGCCGATCGACGTGCTGATCTCAGGGCAGGCCAGCTACGGCAAGCTGCTCGCGGTGGCGCAGAAGGTGATCGATGCCGGCTACGCCAGCGGCAAGTTCGACTTTCTCCAGGAATCGCCGGGGGCGAGCCAGCCGCAATACGCCATCTCGATCCGCCGCAACCTCGCCGCCGCACTCGATGTGCCAACCAGCGCGATCGGGAATGCACTGGCCGATTCACTCTCCGGCGGCACGATCGGCCATGTCAGCCTCGGGCATACCACGCTCGATGTGATCCCAACCGGGCCGCGCAATACCACCCCCGCCGGGATCGGGACCTACACGGTGCAGACCGCCAAAGGCGGGATCGTGCCGCTCGCGGATGTCACGCGGATCGCACTGCGTCAGGAACCCAACGCGATCGGCTCGTGGCAGGGCCTGCCGACCGTGACCATCCAGGGCCAGCCGAAACTCGGCGTCTCGCTCTCGGATGCGCTCGCCACCCTCAACAAGGCATTCACCGCCCAGCACACCCTGGGCATGTCGTTCGGCTACGCCGGCCCCTCCGCCACCTTCCGGCGCTCGCAGCACGAAAACAACCTCCTGTTCCTCATGGGCTTCGCCGGGCTGTTCTTTCTGCTCGCCGGTCAGTTCCGCTCGCTCCGCGACCCGTTCGTGGTGATCACCACCGTGCCGCTCGCCAGCCTCGGCCCGCTCTCCCTCATCGCCCTCGGCGGAGCAACCCTCAATATCGTCACCGAAATCGCCCTCCTCGCCGTATGGGGCCTGATCGCGCGACAAGGCATCCTGTTCGTCCAGGTCGCCCACGAACGCGCCCGCGACGGCCACCCGATCACCGAAGCCGCCCGCGACGCCGCACGACTGCGCTTCCGCCCGATCCTGATGATCACCCTCGCCCTGATCGGCGGCGCCATCCCGCTGATGCTCGCCAACGGACCCCAGGCCGTGATCCGCTACGATATCGGCGCCATCCTCGCGACCGGCATGGCCTCCGGCTTCATCCTGTCCCTGTTCGCCGTGCCGGCAATGTATTGCCTCGTCCACGGACGGCAACGATGA
- the tpiA gene encoding triose-phosphate isomerase has product MRQMIAGNWKMNGTLAGLAGFAAPLAAGVDGVDLLICPPFPLIGPMIAAFAGAPVAVGAQDCAVEVAGAHTGDVSAPLLAEIGASHVILGHSERRADHGERSALVRDKARTATAAGLIPIICVGETLAERESGEAETVVRAQLAGSVPDGFAGLIAYEPVWAIGTGKTPTVADVAAMHASIRASLKKQLGDAGTAMLILYGGSVKPANAAELLAIPEVGGALIGGASLEADDFLAIAQAAQR; this is encoded by the coding sequence ATGCGCCAGATGATTGCGGGTAACTGGAAAATGAACGGCACCCTCGCCGGCCTCGCTGGCTTTGCCGCTCCCCTTGCGGCGGGCGTGGACGGGGTTGACCTGCTGATCTGCCCGCCTTTTCCCCTGATCGGGCCGATGATCGCGGCCTTCGCCGGTGCGCCGGTCGCGGTCGGGGCGCAGGATTGCGCGGTCGAGGTCGCGGGCGCCCATACCGGCGATGTCTCTGCCCCGCTCCTCGCCGAGATCGGGGCCAGCCACGTCATTCTCGGTCATTCGGAACGCCGGGCCGATCATGGCGAGCGCTCCGCTCTGGTGCGCGACAAGGCCCGCACTGCCACCGCCGCCGGGCTGATCCCGATTATCTGTGTTGGTGAAACTCTGGCCGAACGCGAGTCCGGCGAGGCGGAAACCGTGGTCCGTGCGCAGCTTGCCGGGAGCGTGCCGGACGGGTTTGCCGGCCTGATCGCCTACGAGCCGGTCTGGGCGATCGGCACCGGCAAAACGCCCACCGTTGCCGATGTCGCGGCGATGCACGCCAGCATCCGCGCCTCGCTGAAAAAGCAGCTGGGGGATGCCGGCACGGCCATGCTCATTCTCTATGGCGGGTCGGTGAAACCCGCCAATGCGGCGGAACTTCTCGCCATTCCCGAAGTCGGAGGCGCCTTGATCGGCGGGGCCAGCCTCGAAGCGGATGATTTCCTTGCGATTGCCCAAGCCGCGCAGCGATAG
- a CDS encoding peptidylprolyl isomerase — protein MLSTIRKLLDNWLVRAFFMVLIAVFIFWGVSSVITQHGSSEAVATVGGQSIQAEDINSSYQQQVTAYAQAHNGAEPSQGERRLYAGAALGQAIDRATMALDARHLGVVAPPEALRAQIFAMSVFDGPDGKFDKATFNQVLAQHNLTPAAFMADISRGLNASQIVQAITVGAVAPAPLVKQIYDYVGQERTIEYAQLPFAAATPPPPPATAVLRRYWRDHPGRFSTPALRKVQVVILSPALLAADQTVTKAELDAEYKDEASKFGRIASRSVEIITAEDAPSAAKLAALWNKGTSWAAMKQAANAASATAVTFNDAQPDQFPSGRLAKAVFAATPDQVSAPVTGALGTYVFKVTKANPGGTTPLAQVEPQVKAAVQLRKARHVVNASVTKLQDALAGNTSLDHLPGDLHLVAVEGTLDAEGMTAEGKPAPIPGPKALRAAIVKSAFDTAPGAQPRAITGPDDSYYAISVQKLIPPALKPYDKVATAVLSDWTGDQVKRQEEIAAASLISAVKSGKTFAQAANAAGQPITTSPPMTRAKPAAGVPAKLLPIIFTLKPGEPTMVETESEFVVGVVKSITEPKPGSNPAIVARIQTSLDNAMQTDILQTYATALRSRYHVKINAAKLHQISD, from the coding sequence ATGCTCTCGACGATCCGCAAATTGCTCGACAACTGGCTGGTTCGCGCCTTTTTCATGGTGCTGATCGCCGTGTTCATCTTCTGGGGGGTCTCCAGCGTGATCACCCAGCACGGGTCGAGCGAGGCGGTCGCCACCGTCGGCGGCCAGTCGATCCAGGCCGAGGACATCAACTCATCGTATCAGCAGCAGGTCACCGCCTATGCGCAGGCGCATAACGGCGCGGAGCCGAGCCAGGGCGAGCGCCGCCTCTATGCCGGGGCCGCGCTGGGCCAGGCCATCGACCGCGCGACGATGGCGCTGGATGCCCGCCATCTCGGCGTCGTGGCACCGCCCGAGGCACTCCGGGCCCAGATTTTCGCGATGAGCGTGTTCGACGGTCCGGACGGCAAGTTCGACAAGGCGACCTTCAATCAGGTGCTCGCCCAGCATAACCTGACCCCGGCGGCGTTCATGGCGGATATTTCGCGCGGCCTCAACGCGAGCCAGATCGTGCAGGCGATCACCGTGGGAGCCGTGGCCCCCGCGCCGCTGGTAAAGCAGATCTATGATTATGTCGGTCAGGAACGCACGATCGAGTACGCGCAACTCCCCTTCGCCGCCGCAACACCCCCGCCCCCGCCCGCGACGGCGGTGCTCAGGCGGTACTGGCGCGATCACCCCGGGCGGTTTTCAACCCCGGCGCTGCGCAAAGTCCAGGTGGTCATTCTCTCGCCCGCCCTGCTCGCGGCGGACCAGACCGTGACGAAGGCGGAACTCGACGCCGAATACAAGGATGAGGCCTCGAAATTCGGGCGCATCGCCAGCCGATCGGTCGAGATCATCACCGCCGAGGACGCACCGAGCGCGGCGAAACTCGCGGCCCTGTGGAACAAGGGCACGAGCTGGGCCGCAATGAAACAGGCCGCCAATGCCGCGAGCGCAACGGCAGTGACGTTCAACGACGCCCAGCCGGACCAGTTCCCCTCGGGGCGTCTGGCCAAGGCTGTGTTCGCCGCCACGCCGGATCAGGTGTCCGCGCCGGTGACCGGCGCGCTCGGCACCTATGTGTTCAAGGTGACCAAGGCCAATCCGGGCGGCACGACCCCGCTGGCCCAGGTGGAACCGCAGGTGAAGGCGGCGGTGCAATTGCGCAAGGCGCGTCACGTGGTGAATGCCAGCGTGACGAAATTGCAGGATGCGCTGGCGGGCAACACCTCGCTCGATCATCTGCCGGGGGATCTGCACCTCGTGGCGGTCGAGGGAACGCTCGATGCGGAGGGCATGACCGCCGAAGGCAAGCCCGCACCGATCCCCGGCCCGAAGGCCTTGCGCGCCGCGATCGTGAAATCCGCGTTCGATACCGCGCCGGGGGCGCAGCCGCGCGCGATCACCGGGCCGGATGACAGCTACTACGCGATCTCGGTGCAGAAGCTGATCCCCCCCGCGCTGAAACCCTACGACAAGGTCGCAACCGCAGTGCTGAGCGACTGGACCGGCGATCAGGTCAAGCGCCAGGAGGAGATTGCCGCCGCGTCCCTGATCAGTGCGGTGAAATCCGGCAAAACCTTCGCGCAAGCCGCGAACGCGGCGGGTCAGCCGATCACGACCTCGCCGCCGATGACCCGCGCAAAGCCCGCCGCCGGGGTTCCGGCCAAATTGCTGCCGATCATCTTCACGCTCAAGCCGGGCGAGCCGACCATGGTTGAAACCGAGAGCGAGTTCGTCGTGGGGGTGGTGAAAAGCATCACCGAACCCAAACCGGGCAGCAATCCCGCCATCGTGGCCCGCATTCAGACCTCGCTCGACAATGCGATGCAGACCGATATCCTGCAGACCTACGCGACCGCCCTGCGCAGCCGCTATCATGTAAAGATCAACGCCGCGAAACTGCACCAGATCAGTGACTGA
- a CDS encoding DUF971 domain-containing protein — MTLPEPTEIRLKRAERVLDISFADGSHFILPAEYLRVESPSAEVQGHSPEQRQLVGGKSGVGITSLEPNGHYAIRITFDDGHSTGIFSWDYLHRLGREQEFRWAAYLKAIEAAGLSR, encoded by the coding sequence GTGACCCTGCCCGAGCCGACCGAAATCCGCCTCAAGCGCGCGGAACGCGTGCTCGACATCAGTTTCGCCGACGGGTCGCATTTCATTTTACCGGCGGAGTATCTCCGGGTCGAAAGCCCGAGCGCCGAGGTTCAGGGCCACAGCCCGGAGCAGCGTCAGCTGGTGGGCGGAAAATCCGGGGTCGGCATCACGTCGCTGGAGCCGAACGGGCATTATGCCATTCGCATCACCTTCGACGATGGGCACTCGACCGGCATATTCTCGTGGGACTACCTGCATCGCCTCGGGCGGGAGCAGGAGTTCCGATGGGCGGCCTATCTCAAGGCCATCGAGGCGGCCGGGCTGAGCCGCTGA
- a CDS encoding Trm112 family protein: MTDPAPIDPRLLEVLVCPLTKGPLVYDRAQGELISTQAGLAFPIRDGIPIMLIDEARKIDS, translated from the coding sequence ATGACCGATCCGGCGCCGATCGACCCGAGGTTGCTCGAAGTTCTGGTCTGCCCGCTCACCAAAGGGCCGCTGGTTTACGATCGGGCGCAGGGCGAATTGATCAGCACGCAGGCCGGGCTAGCCTTTCCGATCCGCGACGGGATTCCGATCATGCTGATCGACGAGGCGCGGAAGATCGACTCGTGA
- the gyrB gene encoding DNA topoisomerase (ATP-hydrolyzing) subunit B, producing MTDSADATPMPIPPELPQEALADAAYDAASISVLRGLDAVRKRPGMYIGDTDDGSGLHHMGTEIIDNAVDEAQAGFCDRVDVVLNGDGSMTVTDNGRGIPTDIHHEEGISAAEVVLTRLHAGGKFNQNSYKVSGGLHGVGAAVVNALSEWMEVRIWREGMEHFIRFEHGETVAPLRIVGPSDHPTGSEVSFKPSSGTFTQTEFDYAIFERRLRELAFLNSGLTINLRDERHTPVQEANFLYRGGLIEFVNWLDRAKSQIFSPPITDYKVDAVGGIRVEFALAWNETYHETMLCFTNNIVQRDGGTHLAGFRSALTRVVSKIAESVSKKDNLSLNGEDMREGLTAVLSVKVPDPKFSSQTKDKLVSSEVQPLVQAAVADAVEHWFETHPKEGRLIVQKVMDAASAREAARRARELTRRKGVLDISTLPGKLADCQERDPAKSEIFIVEGDSAGGSAKQGRDRKTQAILPLKGKILNVERARFDRMLGSAEIGTLITALGTGIGPSGPEQGGFDISKLRYHRIVIMTDADVDGSHIRTLLLTFFFRQMRELIERGHLYIAQPPLYRAKRGNEERYLKDDDAMEAYLFERALNEARIDGIDLAAELPFLREASRRITDLARDMPVAYIEQAAIVGVLGAEPAQMTDRAPALAGRLDAISPPNERGWVVAVDAGGIVIGRTVRGVAERFTLDLAALRSTEARWLAERAERLAAMFTTAPALRQGETAKPVQGPSSLVEALFAIGRKGLSIQRFKGLGEMNPEQLWHTTLDPEVRRLLQVRIGDAEESDQIFSTLMGDVVEPRREFIVGNALKVANLDV from the coding sequence ATGACCGATTCCGCCGACGCGACCCCTATGCCCATTCCCCCCGAATTGCCGCAGGAAGCGCTGGCCGATGCCGCTTACGACGCGGCCTCGATCAGCGTTTTGCGTGGGCTCGACGCCGTGCGCAAGCGGCCGGGCATGTATATCGGCGACACCGATGACGGGTCGGGGCTGCATCACATGGGCACCGAGATCATCGATAACGCGGTCGATGAGGCGCAGGCGGGATTTTGCGACCGGGTCGATGTCGTGCTGAACGGCGACGGATCGATGACGGTGACGGATAACGGGCGGGGGATTCCGACCGATATTCATCATGAGGAAGGGATTTCGGCGGCGGAGGTGGTGCTGACCCGTCTGCATGCCGGGGGCAAGTTCAACCAGAACTCCTACAAGGTTTCCGGCGGCCTTCATGGCGTGGGCGCGGCCGTGGTCAATGCGCTGTCGGAATGGATGGAGGTGCGGATCTGGCGCGAGGGGATGGAGCATTTCATCCGCTTCGAGCACGGCGAGACGGTGGCGCCGCTGAGAATTGTCGGGCCGTCCGATCATCCGACCGGGTCGGAGGTGAGTTTCAAGCCCTCGTCGGGAACGTTCACCCAGACCGAGTTCGATTATGCGATTTTCGAGCGGCGGCTGCGCGAGCTGGCATTTCTGAATTCGGGGCTGACGATCAATCTGCGCGACGAGCGCCATACCCCGGTGCAGGAGGCCAATTTTCTCTACCGGGGCGGTCTGATCGAATTCGTCAACTGGCTCGACCGGGCGAAAAGCCAGATTTTTTCCCCGCCGATCACCGATTACAAGGTCGATGCGGTCGGCGGCATCCGGGTGGAGTTCGCTCTGGCCTGGAACGAGACCTATCACGAAACCATGCTCTGTTTCACCAACAACATCGTCCAGCGCGACGGCGGCACGCATCTGGCGGGGTTCCGCTCCGCGCTGACGAGGGTGGTCTCGAAAATCGCGGAATCGGTCAGCAAGAAAGACAATCTGTCGCTCAACGGCGAGGATATGCGCGAGGGATTGACCGCGGTGCTTTCGGTCAAGGTGCCGGACCCGAAATTCTCCTCGCAGACCAAGGACAAGCTGGTGTCGTCCGAGGTCCAGCCGCTGGTGCAGGCGGCGGTGGCGGATGCGGTGGAGCACTGGTTCGAGACCCACCCGAAAGAGGGGCGGCTGATCGTCCAGAAAGTGATGGACGCAGCTTCGGCCCGCGAGGCGGCGCGGCGGGCGCGCGAACTGACCCGGCGCAAGGGCGTGCTCGATATCAGCACCCTGCCCGGCAAACTCGCGGATTGCCAGGAACGCGATCCCGCGAAATCCGAGATCTTCATCGTCGAGGGTGATTCGGCGGGTGGTTCGGCCAAGCAGGGGCGCGATCGCAAGACGCAGGCGATTTTGCCGCTCAAGGGCAAGATCCTCAACGTGGAGCGCGCACGGTTCGACCGGATGCTGGGCTCCGCCGAAATCGGCACGCTGATCACCGCGCTGGGCACCGGCATCGGCCCCTCCGGGCCCGAGCAGGGCGGGTTCGACATCAGCAAGCTGCGCTATCACCGCATCGTCATCATGACGGATGCGGACGTGGATGGCTCGCACATCCGCACCCTGCTGCTCACCTTCTTTTTCCGCCAGATGCGCGAACTGATCGAGCGCGGGCATCTCTATATCGCGCAGCCGCCGCTCTACCGGGCCAAGCGCGGCAACGAGGAACGCTACCTCAAGGACGACGACGCGATGGAGGCGTATCTGTTCGAGCGCGCCCTCAACGAAGCCCGGATCGACGGGATCGATCTCGCCGCCGAACTGCCGTTCCTGCGCGAAGCCTCCCGGCGGATCACCGATCTCGCCCGCGACATGCCGGTTGCCTATATCGAACAGGCCGCGATCGTCGGCGTGCTCGGGGCGGAACCCGCCCAGATGACCGACCGCGCACCGGCGCTCGCCGGCAGGCTCGATGCGATCTCGCCGCCCAACGAACGCGGCTGGGTGGTTGCGGTGGATGCCGGGGGGATCGTGATCGGGCGCACCGTGCGCGGTGTGGCCGAGCGCTTCACCCTCGACCTTGCCGCACTTCGTTCGACCGAGGCGCGCTGGCTGGCCGAACGCGCCGAACGCCTCGCCGCGATGTTCACCACCGCCCCCGCGCTCCGGCAGGGCGAGACCGCGAAGCCGGTGCAGGGACCGTCGAGCCTGGTGGAGGCGCTGTTCGCGATCGGGCGGAAGGGCCTGTCGATCCAGCGCTTCAAGGGTCTCGGCGAAATGAACCCCGAGCAGCTCTGGCATACCACGCTCGACCCGGAGGTGCGCCGCCTGCTTCAGGTGCGGATCGGGGACGCCGAGGAGAGCGACCAGATTTTCTCGACCCTGATGGGCGACGTGGTGGAACCCCGCCGGGAATTCATCGTCGGCAATGCGCTGAAAGTCGCCAATCTGGACGTATGA
- a CDS encoding efflux transporter outer membrane subunit gives MGSKGPALSGGPGGKAPWWGWGRSPVLLTALILAGCAVPIRPVAVGSVPGAYVRGGPVAGSVLVGAWWRGFGDRSLDRLVAAGVVRAPGVVAASALVRAAAANRAAATGAYLPQVSLNPNVSRQSFPTGPNGYGAYTIDEMDGTISYNPGLFGARAYAFRNGAALVAYQRAEVGAARLTVADGIVVAAITEAGLNAQIRTDRAIAASEKRLLDLLNGEYGAGAIARLPVLQQRAQYQATMSALPALLAEASAERHAMAVDSGVAPAEFRGGHYRLADFTVPRDVVPAVPSALVAGRPDIVAARALVSADHAAVGQAVAALYPSVTLSAQGGYASETFNTLFEPGAALWTLAGSLLAPVFDGGVLRAHERAAQATLANALATYRGTVLTAFQQVADGLRKVAADRESVRESDAAAATADAAYTLARQQFKLGAADYNTVLTAEIAWRQAQLAAVQAQTQQLLDDAALRAALAGDDASAH, from the coding sequence ATGGGTTCTAAGGGCCCCGCCCTTAGTGGGGGTCCAGGGGGCAAAGCCCCCTGGTGGGGCTGGGGGCGAAGCCCCGTTCTGCTCACCGCCCTGATCCTCGCCGGCTGTGCCGTGCCGATCAGGCCGGTGGCGGTGGGTTCGGTGCCGGGGGCGTATGTGCGGGGCGGGCCGGTGGCGGGATCGGTTCTGGTGGGGGCGTGGTGGCGGGGGTTTGGCGATCGGTCGCTGGATCGGCTGGTGGCGGCGGGGGTGGTGCGGGCGCCGGGGGTGGTGGCGGCTTCGGCTCTGGTGCGGGCGGCGGCGGCGAACCGCGCGGCGGCGACCGGGGCATATCTGCCGCAGGTTTCGTTGAACCCGAACGTGTCGCGCCAGTCGTTTCCCACCGGGCCGAACGGGTATGGGGCGTACACGATCGACGAGATGGACGGGACGATTTCGTATAATCCCGGGTTGTTCGGGGCGCGGGCCTATGCGTTCCGGAATGGCGCGGCGCTGGTGGCGTATCAGCGGGCGGAGGTGGGTGCGGCGCGGTTGACGGTGGCGGACGGCATTGTGGTCGCGGCGATCACCGAGGCGGGGTTGAATGCGCAGATCCGGACCGACCGGGCGATTGCGGCGAGCGAGAAGCGGCTGCTGGATCTGCTGAACGGGGAGTATGGCGCGGGCGCGATTGCGCGGCTGCCGGTATTGCAGCAGCGGGCGCAGTATCAGGCGACGATGTCGGCTTTGCCCGCGTTGCTGGCCGAGGCGAGTGCCGAGCGCCATGCGATGGCGGTGGATAGCGGGGTGGCCCCGGCGGAGTTCAGGGGCGGGCATTACCGGCTGGCCGATTTCACGGTGCCGCGCGATGTGGTGCCGGCGGTGCCTTCGGCGCTGGTGGCGGGGCGGCCGGACATTGTGGCGGCGCGGGCCCTGGTTTCGGCGGATCATGCGGCGGTCGGGCAGGCGGTGGCGGCGTTGTATCCGAGCGTGACGCTGTCGGCGCAGGGCGGTTACGCGTCGGAGACGTTCAACACCTTGTTCGAGCCGGGGGCGGCGTTATGGACGCTGGCGGGGTCGTTGCTGGCGCCGGTATTCGATGGCGGGGTATTGCGCGCGCATGAGCGGGCGGCGCAGGCGACGCTCGCGAACGCGCTCGCGACCTATCGGGGGACGGTGCTGACCGCGTTCCAGCAGGTCGCGGACGGGTTGCGCAAGGTGGCGGCGGACCGGGAGTCGGTGCGCGAGAGCGACGCGGCGGCGGCGACGGCGGATGCGGCGTATACGCTGGCGCGCCAGCAGTTCAAGCTCGGGGCAGCGGATTACAATACGGTACTGACCGCCGAAATCGCATGGCGGCAGGCGCAGCTGGCGGCGGTTCAGGCGCAGACCCAGCAATTGCTCGACGACGCGGCGTTGCGCGCGGCGCTGGCGGGGGATGACGCGTCGGCTCATTAG